The Salvia miltiorrhiza cultivar Shanhuang (shh) chromosome 1, IMPLAD_Smil_shh, whole genome shotgun sequence genome has a window encoding:
- the LOC131023958 gene encoding photosystem II 22 kDa protein, chloroplastic, with translation MAQTMLLTANPLLKGEQPSLIQRLKPQPFSQICRINTASPLSSSTTTVALFKSKAKAAPAKKVVVKEKTKVEDGIFGTSGGIGFTKQNELFVGRVAMIGFAASLLGEAITGKGILQQLNLETGIPIYEAEPLLLFFILFTLLGAIGALGDRGRFVDDAPATGLDKAVIAPGKGLRAALGLGDGPLFGFTKANELFVGRLAQLGIAFSLIGEIITGKGALAQLNIETGVPIGELEPLLLFNIVFFFVAAINPGTGKFVTDDEED, from the exons ATGGCTCAAACAATGCTGCTCACTGCAAATCCCTTGTTGAAGGGTGAGCAGCCATCCTTGATCCAAAGGCTTAAACCTCAGCCCTTCTCTCAGATCTGCAGGATTAACACTGCTTCGCCTCTCTCTTCCTCAACCACTACTGTTGCTCTCTTCAAATCCAAAGCCAAAGCTGCTCCTGCTAAGAAG GTAGTAGTGAAGGAAAAGACTAAGGTTGAAGATGGGATTTTTGGGACATCTGGTGGGATTGGATTTACTAAACAAAATGAGCTCTTTGTTGGCCGTGTTGCTATGATCGGATTCGCT GCTTCCCTATTGGGAGAGGCAATAACTGGAAAAGGAATCCTTCAACAACTAAACTTGGAGACTGGAATTCCAATCTATGAAGCAGAGCCTCTTCTCCTTTTCTTCATCCTTTTCACCCTCCTTGGAGCCATCGGTGCCTTGGGCGACCGTGGCCGCTTCGTCGACGACGCCCCCGCCACCGGCCTCGACAAGGCCGTCATTGCCCCCGGCAAGGGATTGAGGGCTGCCCTAGGCCTCGGAGACG GTCCTCTATTCGGATTCACAAAGGCTAATGAATTGTTTGTGGGGAGATTGGCTCAACTTGGAATTGCTTTCTCTTTAATCGGAGAAATCATAACCGGAAAAGGAGCTCTTGCGCAGTTGAACATTGAGACCGGAGTGCCTATCGGCGAACTCGAACCCCTTTTGCTGTTCAACATAGTCTTCTTCTTCGTCGCCGCAATTAACCCGGGAACGGGAAAATTTGTCACCGACGATGAAGAAGATTAA